One region of Flavobacterium pisciphilum genomic DNA includes:
- the rsmH gene encoding 16S rRNA (cytosine(1402)-N(4))-methyltransferase RsmH: protein MTTTMEYHNPVLLHPTVDGLNIKPDGIYVDVTFGGGGHSKEILSRLGPNGKLFAFDQDEDALANALPDERFTLINENFRFIKRFLRFHGVRGVDGILADLGVSSHQFDVAERGFSTRFDAELDMRMSQKNDLNAYRVVNEYDEQDLRRVFFDYGELKNAPVLARTIVEARENKAIKTTDELKEVLAKYLPERVRNKILAQIYQAIRIEVNQEMDVLKEFIEQSLEILNPGGRLSVISYHSLEDRLVKRFIKNGMFEGEPERDFYGNFSVPFKTIGKLIVPDDAEIKMNNRARSAKLRIAEKM from the coding sequence ATGACGACGACAATGGAATATCATAATCCGGTTTTGCTTCATCCAACAGTAGATGGCTTGAATATTAAGCCTGACGGCATTTATGTAGATGTGACGTTTGGTGGTGGGGGACATTCAAAAGAGATTTTAAGTAGGCTAGGGCCAAACGGAAAATTATTTGCTTTTGATCAAGATGAAGATGCTTTGGCAAATGCTTTGCCAGACGAAAGGTTTACTTTGATAAATGAAAATTTTAGATTTATAAAAAGGTTCTTGCGTTTTCACGGTGTAAGAGGGGTAGATGGAATTTTAGCAGATTTAGGTGTTTCATCACACCAATTTGATGTTGCCGAAAGAGGATTTTCTACTCGTTTTGATGCAGAGCTAGATATGCGAATGAGTCAGAAGAATGATTTGAATGCGTATCGTGTAGTAAATGAATACGACGAACAAGATTTGCGTAGAGTTTTCTTTGATTATGGAGAATTGAAAAATGCTCCTGTTTTAGCGAGAACAATTGTAGAGGCTAGAGAAAACAAGGCTATCAAAACTACAGATGAATTGAAAGAAGTTTTGGCAAAATATTTACCTGAAAGAGTTCGTAATAAAATATTGGCTCAGATTTATCAGGCGATCCGTATCGAGGTAAATCAAGAGATGGATGTATTAAAAGAATTTATTGAGCAATCGTTAGAGATCTTGAATCCAGGTGGAAGATTAAGTGTTATTTCATATCACTCATTGGAAGATAGATTGGTGAAACGTTTCATTAAAAACGGAATGTTTGAAGGGGAGCCAGAACGTGATTTTTATGGAAATTTTTCAGTTCCATTTAAAACCATCGGAAAGCTAATAGTTCCTGATGATGCAGAGATTAAAATGAATAACAGAGCTAGAAGTGCAAAGTTAAGAATTGCTGAAAAAATGTAG
- a CDS encoding FtsL-like putative cell division protein has protein sequence MKNGVFDILKARFLINDDAMKNWRFIVFIILLAIIMIANTQRYEQKVFEIAKLNNEVKELRSEFVDRRSELMKLKMESTVSEKMLAKEIYPSTVPPIKIEVKKEKEKSFFKRIWQ, from the coding sequence ATGAAAAACGGAGTATTTGATATATTAAAAGCAAGATTTCTTATTAATGATGACGCTATGAAAAATTGGCGTTTTATCGTTTTTATAATTCTGCTAGCGATAATAATGATTGCAAATACACAACGATACGAACAAAAGGTTTTTGAAATTGCAAAATTGAACAATGAAGTAAAGGAATTGCGATCAGAGTTTGTAGACAGACGTTCGGAATTGATGAAGTTAAAAATGGAATCGACAGTATCGGAAAAAATGCTTGCTAAAGAAATTTATCCATCAACAGTTCCACCAATTAAAATTGAAGTAAAGAAAGAAAAAGAAAAAAGCTTTTTTAAACGCATATGGCAGTAG
- a CDS encoding penicillin-binding protein yields MAVDDKNISYRVYLVAAFIFLMAIGIVVKLTNIQWVEGDYYRKLAKQRTVKNFVIPANKGNIYSADGSLLATSIPNYEIRFDAVAPKTEAFEKNVKLLADSLSVVLGRPSGYYQNELRKARANKNRYFLIARKLSYTDYVKIKGFPLFKLGPYKGGIIIEQETVREHPIGKIAERTIGYDKGGPNGDPTGKGIEWAFRQYLNGKDGKILKQKIAKGQWKPIRDVNEVDPQDGYDVISTIDVFIQDIAHHALLKQLEDYEADHGCVVVMETETGHIKAISNLGRADDGSYYETTNYAIAESHEPGSTFKLVDLMTILEDKVADTSTVFDCNNGEVRYYGRAVRDSKRGGYGKISLARGFELSSNTVMVQAVYDNYKNNPSKFVNRINSYGLNKTLGLHFQGEGKPYIPQPGDKHWSGVSLPWMAFGYGVSVTPLQTLTYYNSVANNGVMVKPQFVSEIKEWNRTIKKFDVEVLNPKICSQETINKLKAVLANVVKRGTGSKLYSKDFSMAGKTGTAQVNYGNKDRSGLYYASSFVGYFPADHPKYSCIVVVHKPNTSRNNYYGADVAGPVFKRIAQKIFTDAPSTNEIKKLDVKIPKQENNYNAYYTQVQKKQSIPDVKGMSGMDAIALLENLGLKVKAVGIGKVKKQSLQAGENIAKNTTIVLELS; encoded by the coding sequence ATGGCAGTAGACGATAAAAATATATCCTACAGAGTTTATCTGGTAGCAGCCTTCATCTTTTTGATGGCGATTGGTATTGTCGTGAAGTTAACTAATATTCAGTGGGTTGAGGGTGATTATTATAGAAAATTGGCCAAACAACGTACGGTGAAAAATTTTGTTATTCCGGCAAATAAAGGAAATATTTATTCTGCAGATGGGAGTCTTTTGGCGACTTCTATTCCTAATTATGAAATTCGATTCGATGCGGTTGCACCAAAAACGGAAGCGTTTGAAAAGAATGTAAAATTACTTGCAGATTCACTGTCGGTTGTTTTGGGTAGACCTAGTGGGTATTACCAAAATGAGTTAAGAAAGGCTAGAGCGAATAAGAATAGGTATTTCTTGATAGCTCGTAAACTGAGTTATACAGATTATGTAAAAATAAAAGGGTTTCCGTTGTTTAAACTAGGACCTTATAAAGGAGGAATTATCATTGAACAGGAAACAGTGAGAGAGCATCCTATTGGAAAAATTGCCGAACGAACAATTGGTTATGATAAAGGCGGTCCTAATGGAGATCCGACGGGGAAAGGAATCGAATGGGCGTTTAGACAATACCTGAATGGGAAGGATGGTAAAATTCTAAAACAAAAGATTGCAAAAGGACAGTGGAAACCTATTCGTGATGTAAACGAAGTAGACCCGCAAGATGGATACGATGTAATATCGACTATAGATGTTTTTATTCAGGATATCGCACATCATGCCTTGCTAAAACAATTAGAAGATTATGAGGCAGACCATGGTTGTGTAGTGGTAATGGAAACTGAAACAGGACATATTAAAGCAATTTCTAATTTAGGGAGAGCAGATGATGGTTCGTATTATGAAACAACAAATTATGCTATAGCAGAGTCGCATGAGCCAGGATCAACTTTTAAATTAGTTGATTTAATGACAATTTTAGAGGATAAGGTTGCTGATACCAGTACAGTTTTCGATTGTAATAATGGGGAAGTTCGTTATTACGGAAGAGCTGTTCGTGATTCAAAAAGAGGCGGGTATGGTAAAATATCATTGGCTAGAGGTTTTGAATTATCATCTAATACAGTAATGGTTCAGGCGGTGTATGATAATTATAAAAATAATCCATCCAAATTTGTGAATCGCATTAATAGTTATGGATTAAATAAAACATTAGGATTGCATTTTCAAGGAGAAGGAAAGCCTTATATACCACAGCCTGGAGACAAGCATTGGTCAGGGGTTTCATTGCCATGGATGGCATTTGGATATGGAGTTTCGGTAACGCCATTACAAACCTTGACTTATTATAATTCAGTTGCAAATAATGGGGTAATGGTTAAACCACAGTTTGTTTCGGAAATAAAAGAATGGAATAGAACCATTAAAAAGTTTGATGTTGAAGTTTTAAATCCTAAAATATGTTCGCAAGAAACCATTAATAAGCTAAAAGCAGTTTTGGCAAATGTGGTAAAAAGAGGAACTGGGTCTAAATTGTATTCAAAAGACTTTTCTATGGCAGGTAAAACAGGAACGGCTCAAGTTAATTACGGAAATAAAGACAGATCAGGCTTGTATTATGCTTCTTCGTTTGTAGGGTATTTTCCAGCAGATCATCCTAAGTATTCTTGTATTGTAGTCGTGCATAAGCCAAATACATCACGTAATAATTATTATGGAGCCGATGTTGCAGGTCCGGTTTTTAAAAGAATCGCTCAAAAGATTTTTACAGATGCACCATCAACGAATGAAATAAAAAAATTGGATGTAAAGATTCCAAAACAAGAAAATAATTACAACGCTTATTATACGCAAGTACAAAAAAAGCAATCTATTCCTGATGTAAAAGGAATGTCGGGTATGGATGCAATTGCTTTACTTGAAAATTTAGGGCTTAAAGTGAAAGCTGTTGGAATAGGAAAAGTGAAAAAACAATCGCTTCAGGCAGGAGAGAATATAGCTAAAAACACAACTATAGTATTAGAATTATCGTGA
- a CDS encoding UDP-N-acetylmuramoyl-L-alanyl-D-glutamate--2,6-diaminopimelate ligase: MNILKDILYKVAIESVTGSTDIAIHKIDFDSRKIEANDVFVAIRGTLSDGHDYIQKAIELGATAVICDTLPEVLAKEVTYIKVKDTNSALAFMAANYFGDPSGKLKLVGITGTNGKTTIASLLYQLFKKAGFKVGLLSTVKILVDETEYKATHTTPDSITINHYLNEMIEAGVTYCFMEVSSHGIHQKRTEALHFVGGIFTNLSHDHLDYHPTFAEYRDVKKSFFDSLPKTAFALSNIDDKNGPVMLQNTVAQKRTYALKSYADYKAQILENQLSGLLLKINDNEVWVKLIGTFNAYNLLAIYGTAIELGIDSLEALRLLSDLESVSGRFQFIVSDSNITAIVDYAHTPDALENVLKTINDIRTKNEQLITVVGCGGNRDKTKRPIMAQIGSELSDKAIFTSDNPRNEDPETIISEMEKGVEPQNYKKTLAITDRKQAIKTACQLAQPNDIILIAGKGHETYQEVNGVRHDFDDMQIVKEILLQLNK, translated from the coding sequence GTGAACATATTAAAAGACATATTATACAAAGTAGCTATTGAATCAGTAACTGGTTCAACAGATATTGCTATTCATAAAATAGATTTTGATTCTAGAAAGATAGAAGCGAATGATGTTTTTGTTGCCATTCGTGGTACGCTTTCAGATGGTCATGATTATATTCAAAAAGCAATTGAACTTGGAGCAACTGCTGTCATTTGCGATACATTGCCAGAAGTTTTAGCAAAAGAAGTTACTTATATTAAAGTTAAAGATACCAACTCGGCTTTGGCTTTTATGGCGGCAAACTATTTTGGTGACCCATCAGGAAAATTAAAATTAGTGGGTATTACAGGAACAAACGGAAAAACTACGATTGCGTCCTTGTTGTATCAATTATTTAAAAAAGCAGGATTTAAAGTAGGTTTATTATCTACGGTAAAAATATTAGTTGACGAAACAGAATATAAAGCTACACACACAACCCCAGATTCAATTACAATCAATCATTATTTAAATGAAATGATAGAAGCTGGAGTTACGTATTGTTTTATGGAAGTGAGTTCACATGGAATTCATCAAAAACGTACAGAAGCTTTGCATTTTGTAGGTGGGATTTTTACAAACTTATCTCATGATCATTTGGATTATCATCCAACTTTTGCTGAGTATAGAGATGTTAAAAAATCATTTTTTGATTCACTGCCTAAAACAGCCTTTGCATTATCGAACATCGATGATAAAAATGGTCCAGTAATGTTACAGAATACTGTTGCTCAAAAACGTACCTATGCTTTAAAATCTTATGCTGATTATAAAGCACAAATTTTAGAAAATCAATTATCAGGTTTATTATTAAAAATAAATGATAATGAAGTTTGGGTAAAATTGATAGGGACATTTAATGCTTATAATTTATTGGCTATTTACGGAACAGCAATCGAATTAGGAATTGATAGTTTAGAAGCTTTGCGATTGTTATCGGATTTAGAAAGTGTTTCAGGACGTTTTCAGTTTATCGTTTCAGATTCTAATATCACAGCTATTGTAGATTATGCTCATACACCAGATGCATTAGAGAACGTGTTGAAAACCATAAATGATATTCGTACTAAAAACGAACAATTAATTACGGTTGTAGGTTGTGGAGGAAATAGAGATAAAACCAAGCGTCCTATTATGGCACAAATTGGGTCAGAGCTAAGTGATAAAGCAATATTTACATCTGATAATCCTAGAAATGAAGATCCAGAAACTATAATAAGTGAGATGGAAAAAGGGGTTGAACCACAAAATTATAAAAAAACATTGGCAATTACAGATAGAAAACAAGCAATAAAAACAGCTTGTCAATTGGCACAGCCAAACGATATTATTTTAATAGCAGGCAAGGGGCACGAAACATATCAAGAGGTAAATGGAGTACGTCATGATTTTGATGATATGCAGATTGTTAAGGAGATTTTATTACAACTAAACAAATAA
- the mraY gene encoding phospho-N-acetylmuramoyl-pentapeptide-transferase: MLYYLFEYLDKTLDIPGTGVFQYITFRSALAFLLSLLLSTIYGKRIINFLRNQQVGETVRELGLAGQNEKAGTPTMGGLIIIFATLVPVLLFAKLHNIYIVLLIVTTLWMGVIGFVDDYIKIFKKDKQGLKGIFKVIGQVGLGIIVGSVLYFSPNVTVRTDTGNSDIYRVQSTTSVIVPALIEEKSTVTTIPFFKNNEFDYAELLAWTGEGYEKWAWLIFIPVVIFIITAVSNGANLTDGIDGLAAGTSAVSVLALGIFTFLSGNIIFSNYLNIMYIPNSGEMTVFISAFVGALIGFLWYNSFPASVFMGDTGSLTIGGIIAVLAIAVRKEMLIVLFCGIFLAESASVIIQVAYFKYTKRRFGEGRRIFLMSPLHHHYQKKGYHESKIVTRFWIVAIMLAILSIVTLKLR, from the coding sequence ATGCTATACTATTTATTTGAATATTTAGACAAAACATTAGACATACCGGGAACAGGTGTTTTTCAGTACATTACTTTTAGATCAGCATTGGCATTTTTGCTTTCGCTGCTTTTGTCTACAATTTATGGAAAAAGAATTATTAATTTCCTAAGGAATCAACAAGTTGGAGAAACTGTTCGTGAACTTGGTCTTGCAGGTCAAAACGAAAAAGCAGGTACACCAACCATGGGAGGTTTAATAATCATATTTGCTACGCTTGTACCTGTTTTGTTGTTTGCTAAACTTCATAATATTTATATCGTGTTGCTTATTGTGACTACGCTTTGGATGGGAGTAATTGGTTTTGTAGATGATTATATTAAAATTTTCAAAAAAGACAAACAAGGACTTAAGGGAATCTTTAAAGTAATAGGACAAGTAGGTTTAGGTATAATTGTAGGTTCTGTACTTTATTTCAGTCCTAATGTTACGGTAAGAACAGATACAGGAAATAGTGATATTTATAGAGTTCAATCAACAACGAGTGTTATAGTTCCAGCGTTAATTGAAGAAAAATCAACAGTAACAACTATTCCTTTCTTTAAAAATAATGAATTTGATTATGCTGAGTTATTGGCTTGGACAGGTGAAGGATATGAGAAATGGGCTTGGTTAATTTTTATTCCAGTTGTAATTTTCATCATCACAGCAGTTTCTAATGGAGCTAATCTAACAGATGGTATAGATGGTCTTGCGGCAGGAACTTCAGCAGTTTCGGTGCTCGCCCTCGGGATATTTACATTTCTTTCAGGAAATATTATTTTCTCGAATTACCTCAATATTATGTATATCCCTAATTCGGGAGAGATGACAGTTTTTATATCCGCCTTTGTAGGAGCATTAATTGGATTTCTCTGGTATAATTCATTTCCAGCATCTGTATTTATGGGTGATACGGGAAGTTTAACAATAGGAGGGATTATAGCTGTTTTGGCAATTGCGGTTCGTAAAGAAATGCTGATTGTTTTATTCTGTGGTATTTTCTTAGCAGAGAGTGCTTCGGTAATTATTCAAGTAGCTTATTTTAAATATACAAAAAGACGTTTTGGCGAAGGTCGAAGGATTTTCTTGATGTCGCCATTGCATCATCATTACCAGAAGAAGGGGTATCACGAAAGTAAGATTGTAACCCGATTTTGGATTGTTGCCATCATGTTAGCCATATTATCTATTGTAACATTAAAACTAAGATAA